The following are encoded in a window of Scophthalmus maximus strain ysfricsl-2021 chromosome 2, ASM2237912v1, whole genome shotgun sequence genomic DNA:
- the LOC118300068 gene encoding uncharacterized protein LOC118300068 isoform X4, translating into MTPPNFALHFTCLFVASWAHWTPLGQSFLHFESADIGESVTLSCLCKDGAATMFFWYKQTLGQKPNLVSTFYRYNNNNNKGTFNGEFNDTRFSLDAGNGRNDLKISHLRISDSATYHCAGSDLNDFVFCTAVTVSVKGSGLNIQALVDQSGSETVQPGVSATLGCTVHTGTCDGKHSVYWFKNSEEPHPGLIYTHGDRDDQCERKPNTQTHSCAYNLSMKSLNLSHAGTLCAVASCGHVLFGNATKMDFEADRASLILVHFLKGALAFTTVLIILLAFLLYKTHKGNCHCTDSDVQLSVTSAPNAESHQEAEDLHYATLRDHKVSRSRRQRDDPTGECVYSSVRQ; encoded by the exons ATGACGCCTCCAAACTTTGCTTTGCATTTCACATGTCTGTTTGTGGCGAGTTGGG CTCATTGGACACCTTTGGGACAATCGTTTCTGCATTTCGAGTCGGCCGATATTGGGGAAAGCGTGACTTTGTCATGCCTCTGCAAAGATGGTGCAGCAACAATGTTTTTCTGGTACAAGCAAACTCTGGGACAGAAGCCAAATCTGGTGTCTACCTTCTAtaggtataataataataataataaaggcaCCTTTAATGGTGAATTTAATGATACACGTTTCTCACTGGATGCCGGAAACGGGAGAAATGACTTGAAGATCTCACATTTGCGAATTTCGGACTCAGCTACTTACCATTGTGCAGGTAGCGATTTAAATGACTTTGTATTTTGCACCGCCGTCACCGTCAGTGTAAAAGGTTCGGGGCTGAACATCCAGGCTCTTGTCGATCAGTCAGGATCTGAGACCGTCCAGCCAGGAGTCTCTGCAACTCTCGGCTGCACAGTCCACACCGGGACCTGTGACGGAAAACACAGCGTTTACTGGTTCAAGAACTCTGAAGAGCCTCACCCAGGACTCATTTACACGCATGGAGACAGGGATGATCAGTGCGAGAGGaaacccaacacacaaacacacagctgcgCCTACAACTTGTCCATGAAAAGCCTGAACCTCTCTCATGCTGGGACCTTGTGTGCTGTTGCCTCATGTGGACACGTGCTGTTTGGAAACGCGACCAAGATGGACTTTGAGG CTGACAGGGCCTCTCTTATCCTGGTGCATTTCTTGAAAGGAGCTCTGGCGTTCACCActgttttgatcattttattgGCTTTCTTGCTGTACAAGACGCACAAGGGGAACTGCCACTGTACAG ACTCCGATGTCCAACTTTCAGTGACCTCTGCTCCAAACGCAGAG TCACACCAAGAGGCGGAGGACCTTCATTATGCCACTTTAAGAGATCACAAGGTCAGCAGATCGAGGCGACAGAGGGATGACCCCACGGGTGAATGTGTGTACTCCAGTGTAAGGCAGTAG
- the LOC124851018 gene encoding uncharacterized protein LOC124851018 has protein sequence KLNIVISFCNIPLFPPRSSFICYPVGGSRTGHWCCICRSRGQRDSALLLRQSSGDALLLSSVYKHEKLATVSKWLVEITRFSVQREEGANHLHISDVHLFDSATYFCGSSHSNMVEFGEGVFLSVRGIMLLFFVGFDFRAKLQELQDIPQGPESVTVLPGGSVTLNCTVNTGTCDGEHRVCWFRHGSRPGIIHAHGDQCHRVSAPAGSLSHSCVYHLQRMNLTSLDTGTYHCAMASCGEVLFGSGSKVLVTDDTEDRTAQMRFLVCLSIVRAAILVLFLTGCLSVYSTKSRQPPQS, from the exons AAACTGAATATCGTCATATCTTTCTGTAATATTCCTCTTTTTCCACCCAGATCATCTTTCATCTGTTATCCAGTCGGCGGCAGTAGAACAGGACACTGGTGTTGTATCTGCCGGAGTCGGGGACAACGTGACTCTGCGCTGCTTCTACGACAGTCAAGTGGCGATGCACTTCTCCTGTCCAGTGTTTACAAACACGAAAAATTGGCCACGGTCTCCAAATGGTTGGTAGAGATTACTCGTTTCTCtgtgcagagggaggaaggggcgAATCATCTACACATCTCCGACGTCCACCTCTTCGATTCAGCTACATACTTCTGTGGAAGCTCACACTCCAACATGGTGGAATTTGGAGAGGGGGTCTTTTTAAGTGTCAGAGGtattatgcttttatttttcgtTGGCTTTGACTTTA GAGCCAAACTCCAGGAACTCCAGGACATACCCCAAGGGCCAGAATCTGTGACCGTCCTGCCGGGAGGCTCCGTGACTCTCAACTGCACAGTGAACACTGGGACCTGTGATGGGGAACACAGAGTTTGCTGGTTCAGACACGGTTCTCGCCCCGGCATCATTCACGCACATGGGGATCAGTGTCACCGCGTCTCCGCACCAGCAGGCTCTCTGTCACACAGCTGTGTGTACCATCTACAGAGGATGAACCTGACCTCCCTTGACACCGGAACCTACCACTGCGCCATGGCCTCATGCGGGGAGGTGCTGTTCGGCAGCGGGAGCAAAGTGCTCGTAACCGATGACACCGAGGACCGCACGGCCCAGATGAGATTCTTGGTTTGTCTCTCCATCGTTAGAGCTGCGATTCTCGTGTTATTTCTCACAGGTTGTCTCTCGGTTTACTCCACCAAAAGCCGGCAACCTCCTCAAAGCTGA
- the LOC118300068 gene encoding uncharacterized protein LOC118300068 isoform X2 yields MTPPNFALHFTCLFVASWAHWTPLGQSFLHFESADIGESVTLSCLCKDGAATMFFWYKQTLGQKPNLVSTFYRYNNNNNKGTFNGEFNDTRFSLDAGNGRNDLKISHLRISDSATYHCAGSDLNDFVFCTAVTVSVKGSGLNIQALVDQSGSETVQPGVSATLGCTVHTGTCDGKHSVYWFKNSEEPHPGLIYTHGDRDDQCERKPNTQTHSCAYNLSMKSLNLSHAGTLCAVASCGHVLFGNATKMDFEAIADMRLSESNLTRSDPYIYLADRASLILVHFLKGALAFTTVLIILLAFLLYKTHKGNCHCTDSDVQLSVTSAPNAESHQEAEDLHYATLRDHKVSRSRRQRDDPTGECVYSSVRQ; encoded by the exons ATGACGCCTCCAAACTTTGCTTTGCATTTCACATGTCTGTTTGTGGCGAGTTGGG CTCATTGGACACCTTTGGGACAATCGTTTCTGCATTTCGAGTCGGCCGATATTGGGGAAAGCGTGACTTTGTCATGCCTCTGCAAAGATGGTGCAGCAACAATGTTTTTCTGGTACAAGCAAACTCTGGGACAGAAGCCAAATCTGGTGTCTACCTTCTAtaggtataataataataataataaaggcaCCTTTAATGGTGAATTTAATGATACACGTTTCTCACTGGATGCCGGAAACGGGAGAAATGACTTGAAGATCTCACATTTGCGAATTTCGGACTCAGCTACTTACCATTGTGCAGGTAGCGATTTAAATGACTTTGTATTTTGCACCGCCGTCACCGTCAGTGTAAAAGGTTCGGGGCTGAACATCCAGGCTCTTGTCGATCAGTCAGGATCTGAGACCGTCCAGCCAGGAGTCTCTGCAACTCTCGGCTGCACAGTCCACACCGGGACCTGTGACGGAAAACACAGCGTTTACTGGTTCAAGAACTCTGAAGAGCCTCACCCAGGACTCATTTACACGCATGGAGACAGGGATGATCAGTGCGAGAGGaaacccaacacacaaacacacagctgcgCCTACAACTTGTCCATGAAAAGCCTGAACCTCTCTCATGCTGGGACCTTGTGTGCTGTTGCCTCATGTGGACACGTGCTGTTTGGAAACGCGACCAAGATGGACTTTGAGG CTATCGCTGATATGAGGCTTTCGGAGTCTAATTTGACCAGATCAGATCCATATATTTACCTCG CTGACAGGGCCTCTCTTATCCTGGTGCATTTCTTGAAAGGAGCTCTGGCGTTCACCActgttttgatcattttattgGCTTTCTTGCTGTACAAGACGCACAAGGGGAACTGCCACTGTACAG ACTCCGATGTCCAACTTTCAGTGACCTCTGCTCCAAACGCAGAG TCACACCAAGAGGCGGAGGACCTTCATTATGCCACTTTAAGAGATCACAAGGTCAGCAGATCGAGGCGACAGAGGGATGACCCCACGGGTGAATGTGTGTACTCCAGTGTAAGGCAGTAG
- the LOC118300068 gene encoding uncharacterized protein LOC118300068 isoform X3, producing the protein MTPPNFALHFTCLFVASWAHWTPLGQSFLHFESADIGESVTLSCLCKDGAATMFFWYKQTLGQKPNLVSTFYRYNNNNNKGTFNGEFNDTRFSLDAGNGRNDLKISHLRISDSATYHCAGSDLNDFVFCTAVTVSVKGSGLNIQALVDQSGSETVQPGVSATLGCTVHTGTCDGKHSVYWFKNSEEPHPGLIYTHGDRDDQCERKPNTQTHSCAYNLSMKSLNLSHAGTLCAVASCGHVLFGNATKMDFEADRASLILVHFLKGALAFTTVLIILLAFLLYKTHKGNCHCTDSDVQLSVTSAPNAEQSHQEAEDLHYATLRDHKVSRSRRQRDDPTGECVYSSVRQ; encoded by the exons ATGACGCCTCCAAACTTTGCTTTGCATTTCACATGTCTGTTTGTGGCGAGTTGGG CTCATTGGACACCTTTGGGACAATCGTTTCTGCATTTCGAGTCGGCCGATATTGGGGAAAGCGTGACTTTGTCATGCCTCTGCAAAGATGGTGCAGCAACAATGTTTTTCTGGTACAAGCAAACTCTGGGACAGAAGCCAAATCTGGTGTCTACCTTCTAtaggtataataataataataataaaggcaCCTTTAATGGTGAATTTAATGATACACGTTTCTCACTGGATGCCGGAAACGGGAGAAATGACTTGAAGATCTCACATTTGCGAATTTCGGACTCAGCTACTTACCATTGTGCAGGTAGCGATTTAAATGACTTTGTATTTTGCACCGCCGTCACCGTCAGTGTAAAAGGTTCGGGGCTGAACATCCAGGCTCTTGTCGATCAGTCAGGATCTGAGACCGTCCAGCCAGGAGTCTCTGCAACTCTCGGCTGCACAGTCCACACCGGGACCTGTGACGGAAAACACAGCGTTTACTGGTTCAAGAACTCTGAAGAGCCTCACCCAGGACTCATTTACACGCATGGAGACAGGGATGATCAGTGCGAGAGGaaacccaacacacaaacacacagctgcgCCTACAACTTGTCCATGAAAAGCCTGAACCTCTCTCATGCTGGGACCTTGTGTGCTGTTGCCTCATGTGGACACGTGCTGTTTGGAAACGCGACCAAGATGGACTTTGAGG CTGACAGGGCCTCTCTTATCCTGGTGCATTTCTTGAAAGGAGCTCTGGCGTTCACCActgttttgatcattttattgGCTTTCTTGCTGTACAAGACGCACAAGGGGAACTGCCACTGTACAG ACTCCGATGTCCAACTTTCAGTGACCTCTGCTCCAAACGCAGAG CAGTCACACCAAGAGGCGGAGGACCTTCATTATGCCACTTTAAGAGATCACAAGGTCAGCAGATCGAGGCGACAGAGGGATGACCCCACGGGTGAATGTGTGTACTCCAGTGTAAGGCAGTAG
- the LOC118300068 gene encoding uncharacterized protein LOC118300068 isoform X5, whose product MFFWYKQTLGQKPNLVSTFYRYNNNNNKGTFNGEFNDTRFSLDAGNGRNDLKISHLRISDSATYHCAGSDLNDFVFCTAVTVSVKGSGLNIQALVDQSGSETVQPGVSATLGCTVHTGTCDGKHSVYWFKNSEEPHPGLIYTHGDRDDQCERKPNTQTHSCAYNLSMKSLNLSHAGTLCAVASCGHVLFGNATKMDFEAIADMRLSESNLTRSDPYIYLADRASLILVHFLKGALAFTTVLIILLAFLLYKTHKGNCHCTDSDVQLSVTSAPNAEQSHQEAEDLHYATLRDHKVSRSRRQRDDPTGECVYSSVRQ is encoded by the exons ATGTTTTTCTGGTACAAGCAAACTCTGGGACAGAAGCCAAATCTGGTGTCTACCTTCTAtaggtataataataataataataaaggcaCCTTTAATGGTGAATTTAATGATACACGTTTCTCACTGGATGCCGGAAACGGGAGAAATGACTTGAAGATCTCACATTTGCGAATTTCGGACTCAGCTACTTACCATTGTGCAGGTAGCGATTTAAATGACTTTGTATTTTGCACCGCCGTCACCGTCAGTGTAAAAGGTTCGGGGCTGAACATCCAGGCTCTTGTCGATCAGTCAGGATCTGAGACCGTCCAGCCAGGAGTCTCTGCAACTCTCGGCTGCACAGTCCACACCGGGACCTGTGACGGAAAACACAGCGTTTACTGGTTCAAGAACTCTGAAGAGCCTCACCCAGGACTCATTTACACGCATGGAGACAGGGATGATCAGTGCGAGAGGaaacccaacacacaaacacacagctgcgCCTACAACTTGTCCATGAAAAGCCTGAACCTCTCTCATGCTGGGACCTTGTGTGCTGTTGCCTCATGTGGACACGTGCTGTTTGGAAACGCGACCAAGATGGACTTTGAGG CTATCGCTGATATGAGGCTTTCGGAGTCTAATTTGACCAGATCAGATCCATATATTTACCTCG CTGACAGGGCCTCTCTTATCCTGGTGCATTTCTTGAAAGGAGCTCTGGCGTTCACCActgttttgatcattttattgGCTTTCTTGCTGTACAAGACGCACAAGGGGAACTGCCACTGTACAG ACTCCGATGTCCAACTTTCAGTGACCTCTGCTCCAAACGCAGAG CAGTCACACCAAGAGGCGGAGGACCTTCATTATGCCACTTTAAGAGATCACAAGGTCAGCAGATCGAGGCGACAGAGGGATGACCCCACGGGTGAATGTGTGTACTCCAGTGTAAGGCAGTAG
- the LOC118300076 gene encoding uncharacterized protein LOC118300076, which translates to MTTSTKFAFYLTCFLLGKMAQMNNFNLSTTVHRDSGFMSVDVGDNLTLQCFYDSDATKYYWYKQTLGQKPQIISMTYRFSDSSTFHGEFKDNPRFKQKTFDNLTQLKISDVQLSDSATYYCARGTAFMFKFIEDVTVSVKGSGLNIQARVHQSASETIQPGCSVNLSCTVHTGTCDGEYSVYWFKNSEEPHPGLIYTHGDRDDQCERKPNTQTHSCTYNLSIRSLDLSHAGTYYCAVASCGHVLFGNGTKLDFDNEVDQLLLYFWSVASTVITLLSILLAFSVCIVNKRNCCPPTDSRATLSPSSKINPKGDQNEDNTFFIALRQMEIDRSGRQQDDTWSECVYLSVRQ; encoded by the exons ATGACGACGTCTACGAAGTTTGCTTTCTATCTGACATGTTTCCTCTTGGGGAAAATGG CTCAGATGAATAACTTCAATCTGTCCACAACTGTTCATCGAGACAGTGGATTTATGTCAGTTGATGTTGGTGACAACTTGactttgcagtgtttttatgACAGTGATGCTACAAAGTATTACTGGTACAAGCAAACACTGGGACAGAAGCCACAAATTATCTCTATGACCTACAGGTTTTCTGATAGTAGCACTTTTCATGGTGAATTTAAGGACAATCCACGCTTCAAACAGAAAACTTTTGACAATTTGACTCAGCTAAAAATTTCAGATGTACAACTTTCAGACTCAGCCACATACTACTGTGCAAGAGGTACTGCATTTATGTTCAAATTCATTGAGGACGTCACTGTCAGTGTTAAAGGCTCAGGGTTGAACATCCAGGCTCGGGTCCATCAGTCGGCATCTGAGACCATCCAGCCAGGATGCTCTGTGAACCTCAGCTGCACAGTTCACACCGGGACCTGTGACGGAGAATACAGTGTTTACTGGTTCAAGAACTCTGAAGAGCCTCACCCAGGACTCATTTACACCCATGGAGACAGGGATGATCAGTGTGAGAGGaaacccaacacacaaacacacagctgcaccTACAACTTGTCCATAAGGAGCCTGGACCTCTCTCATGCTGGGACCTACTACTGTGCCGTCGCCTCATGTGGACACGTCCTGTTTGGAAATGGGACCAAGCTGGACTTTGACA ATGAGGTGGACCAACTTCTCTTGTATTTCTGGAGTGTAGCTTCGACAGTCATCACCCTGCTGAGTATTTTACTTGCTTTCTCTGTATGCATCGTGAACAAGAGGAACTGCTGCCCTCCTACTG attctcGTGCAACACTTTCACCATCCTCCAAAATAAATCCAAAG GGCGACCAAAATGAAGACAACACCTTTTTTATTGCTTTGAGGCAGATGGAGATTGACAGATCAGGAAGACAGCAAGACGACACCTGGAGCGAATGTGTTTACCTCAGTGTAAGGCAGTAG
- the LOC118300068 gene encoding uncharacterized protein LOC118300068 isoform X1 — MTPPNFALHFTCLFVASWAHWTPLGQSFLHFESADIGESVTLSCLCKDGAATMFFWYKQTLGQKPNLVSTFYRYNNNNNKGTFNGEFNDTRFSLDAGNGRNDLKISHLRISDSATYHCAGSDLNDFVFCTAVTVSVKGSGLNIQALVDQSGSETVQPGVSATLGCTVHTGTCDGKHSVYWFKNSEEPHPGLIYTHGDRDDQCERKPNTQTHSCAYNLSMKSLNLSHAGTLCAVASCGHVLFGNATKMDFEAIADMRLSESNLTRSDPYIYLADRASLILVHFLKGALAFTTVLIILLAFLLYKTHKGNCHCTDSDVQLSVTSAPNAEQSHQEAEDLHYATLRDHKVSRSRRQRDDPTGECVYSSVRQ; from the exons ATGACGCCTCCAAACTTTGCTTTGCATTTCACATGTCTGTTTGTGGCGAGTTGGG CTCATTGGACACCTTTGGGACAATCGTTTCTGCATTTCGAGTCGGCCGATATTGGGGAAAGCGTGACTTTGTCATGCCTCTGCAAAGATGGTGCAGCAACAATGTTTTTCTGGTACAAGCAAACTCTGGGACAGAAGCCAAATCTGGTGTCTACCTTCTAtaggtataataataataataataaaggcaCCTTTAATGGTGAATTTAATGATACACGTTTCTCACTGGATGCCGGAAACGGGAGAAATGACTTGAAGATCTCACATTTGCGAATTTCGGACTCAGCTACTTACCATTGTGCAGGTAGCGATTTAAATGACTTTGTATTTTGCACCGCCGTCACCGTCAGTGTAAAAGGTTCGGGGCTGAACATCCAGGCTCTTGTCGATCAGTCAGGATCTGAGACCGTCCAGCCAGGAGTCTCTGCAACTCTCGGCTGCACAGTCCACACCGGGACCTGTGACGGAAAACACAGCGTTTACTGGTTCAAGAACTCTGAAGAGCCTCACCCAGGACTCATTTACACGCATGGAGACAGGGATGATCAGTGCGAGAGGaaacccaacacacaaacacacagctgcgCCTACAACTTGTCCATGAAAAGCCTGAACCTCTCTCATGCTGGGACCTTGTGTGCTGTTGCCTCATGTGGACACGTGCTGTTTGGAAACGCGACCAAGATGGACTTTGAGG CTATCGCTGATATGAGGCTTTCGGAGTCTAATTTGACCAGATCAGATCCATATATTTACCTCG CTGACAGGGCCTCTCTTATCCTGGTGCATTTCTTGAAAGGAGCTCTGGCGTTCACCActgttttgatcattttattgGCTTTCTTGCTGTACAAGACGCACAAGGGGAACTGCCACTGTACAG ACTCCGATGTCCAACTTTCAGTGACCTCTGCTCCAAACGCAGAG CAGTCACACCAAGAGGCGGAGGACCTTCATTATGCCACTTTAAGAGATCACAAGGTCAGCAGATCGAGGCGACAGAGGGATGACCCCACGGGTGAATGTGTGTACTCCAGTGTAAGGCAGTAG